The Cohnella abietis genome has a segment encoding these proteins:
- a CDS encoding class I SAM-dependent methyltransferase has protein sequence MSEWKGLTVESQTRWDEIAEYWDDYMGEKSNRFHREIIKPQTERLLAVTEGKTILDIACGNGNFSRRLAELGANVVAFDYSPKMIERAKLRSTDYLNCIDYHVIDATHYESLINLGKEKYDSAVSNMALMDIADITILAKALNELLKEKGTFVFSIPHPCFQTPSMRKIHETEDINGEIVARNSIQIAKYLTPEPTEVIGIKGQPVPHLIFHRPLSYYINIFLTSNFVLDGLEEPCFTLDGAENDKFDWYEIPPAIIMRFKKL, from the coding sequence TTGAGTGAATGGAAAGGTTTAACCGTGGAATCACAGACAAGATGGGATGAAATTGCGGAATACTGGGATGATTATATGGGAGAAAAAAGTAATCGTTTTCACCGGGAAATTATTAAACCGCAGACAGAAAGACTTCTAGCAGTAACCGAAGGAAAAACGATATTAGATATTGCATGCGGTAATGGTAATTTTTCTAGAAGATTGGCTGAGTTAGGTGCAAATGTTGTTGCTTTTGACTACAGTCCAAAAATGATTGAACGAGCTAAATTAAGGTCTACAGATTATCTAAATTGTATTGATTATCATGTAATTGATGCCACACACTATGAGTCCTTAATTAACCTTGGAAAAGAAAAGTATGATAGCGCTGTATCCAATATGGCATTAATGGATATTGCCGACATAACCATTTTAGCTAAAGCACTCAATGAATTATTAAAGGAAAAGGGGACTTTTGTCTTTTCTATCCCTCACCCCTGCTTCCAAACACCTAGTATGAGAAAAATACATGAAACAGAAGATATTAACGGTGAGATTGTTGCTAGGAATAGTATTCAGATTGCCAAATATTTAACTCCAGAACCTACTGAAGTTATTGGCATAAAAGGTCAACCTGTTCCGCATTTAATATTTCATCGACCTTTATCGTATTATATAAATATATTTTTAACTTCAAACTTTGTCCTTGACGGGTTAGAAGAACCTTGCTTCACTCTAGACGGAGCAGAAAATGACAAGTTCGATTGGTATGAGATTCCTCCTGCTATAATAATGCGTTTTAAAAAATTATAG
- a CDS encoding TetR/AcrR family transcriptional regulator: MDFPFHDKYLSILDLIVNEEGTEKLTLEAVAQKAGISKGGLLYHFPTKDALILGVIEQLSHHFVEGFNKRANEDHHSKGKWTRSYIETSYFDESDVNDLYTALSTAHFTNPDMLQQLRLVYSEIQNKIENDEIDPVRATLVRLAIDGLWFAEMFGLAPPSADLKQKVIEELKASILEAK, encoded by the coding sequence ATGGATTTCCCCTTCCATGACAAGTATTTATCAATTCTAGATCTAATTGTAAATGAAGAAGGTACAGAAAAGCTAACGTTGGAGGCTGTTGCCCAAAAGGCGGGAATCAGTAAGGGGGGATTGCTTTATCATTTCCCTACTAAAGATGCTTTGATTCTAGGTGTGATTGAGCAGCTATCCCATCATTTTGTTGAAGGGTTTAATAAGAGGGCAAATGAAGATCATCACTCCAAAGGAAAGTGGACGAGATCCTATATCGAAACATCTTATTTCGATGAGAGCGATGTGAACGATCTTTATACGGCGCTTTCAACTGCTCATTTTACTAATCCTGATATGCTGCAACAGCTGCGGCTTGTTTACTCTGAGATTCAGAATAAAATCGAGAATGATGAAATAGACCCTGTTCGTGCAACGCTTGTTCGATTAGCAATAGATGGTCTTTGGTTTGCTGAAATGTTTGGTCTTGCTCCGCCAAGTGCAGACCTCAAACAAAAGGTGATTGAAGAATTAAAGGCAAGCATACTGGAGGCAAAATAA
- a CDS encoding DMT family transporter: protein MAYLFLAISIIGELFGTSMLKASQGFTKLYPSIFTLVAFVTSLFFLSIALKTLPLNMTYAIWSGIGAVATALISVLIWKEKINIGSIIGIALIVIGVVVLNLFGAGHGEEGDAKGASDQQAQLFLSK, encoded by the coding sequence ATGGCATATTTATTTTTGGCAATTTCCATCATTGGAGAGCTGTTCGGTACATCGATGCTGAAGGCTTCACAAGGATTTACTAAACTATATCCTTCAATATTCACGCTTGTTGCATTTGTAACCTCGCTCTTTTTTCTCTCAATTGCTCTCAAAACACTTCCCTTAAACATGACCTACGCCATCTGGTCAGGGATAGGGGCTGTAGCTACGGCCCTTATTTCTGTATTGATTTGGAAAGAAAAAATAAACATAGGAAGCATCATCGGCATAGCATTGATTGTTATTGGAGTAGTGGTCTTAAACTTATTCGGTGCTGGACACGGCGAAGAAGGCGACGCAAAGGGTGCATCAGATCAACAAGCTCAATTGTTCTTGAGTAAATGA
- a CDS encoding aliphatic sulfonate ABC transporter substrate-binding protein gives MSAGTKPFTFFRKSKSESNIPQPKQDDKATELQLLFNTSRSLTDSTDSLTNFVINAIENVENVSQSIHQIVNSATLQSSEAEKSLIDSGDLGDILDESHSRIKQMETLVSDTLQASNAGQKTIQKLTEEADKNASIAIKLNTTMQDLNQKSVDISNALELIFAVSKNIQLLALNASIEAAHAGEHGKGFAVVAKEVRRLAEESAANGKQIDKLLNYIQQQIKGCSEIVKETRISSGIVSQIVSETQENFENINKGLTTVTEYSVSVNELLVKANEGKENLIQNIHRVSSLAQESSASAYELAHLSENQASSVLSVAGASQDLQNVSSDIKATLLKWIDNPSIKKERTQQIRIGFMHNLSHSPALLAIHNQLFEQQFDGKFEIRTFTAGPALVNALINNQIDVGYTGPGPVYEAHTKKHKIQIIAGVSQGGVSLVVKHASKIKNIEQLQGKTIAIPQYGNGQHILLRQLLRRYHLKDIFRGGHIRIIQAKSSDLIHLFNKNLIDAALVPEPWVTALENSQAAEVLVDWRDIYSNGGYPNTVIAVNEDFSKNHPLLIEKFLKSHHDSLLSLQEGQPQTYEIISRELEKLTGQSLSVASIEKAFARILWNPKVDRASLQSFAQLSKQEGFLTEEIDFDSLLIN, from the coding sequence ATGAGCGCTGGCACTAAACCTTTTACTTTTTTTCGAAAATCGAAATCCGAGAGTAATATTCCTCAGCCAAAGCAGGATGATAAAGCAACCGAACTCCAGCTTTTATTCAACACTAGCCGTTCTCTCACGGACTCTACTGATTCTTTAACGAATTTTGTAATAAACGCTATTGAAAATGTTGAAAATGTATCGCAATCTATTCATCAAATTGTCAATTCAGCAACGCTTCAATCTTCAGAAGCCGAAAAAAGCTTAATCGATTCTGGCGATCTTGGCGATATTTTGGATGAATCTCATAGTAGAATAAAACAAATGGAAACGTTGGTATCGGATACGTTGCAAGCTTCCAATGCTGGACAAAAGACCATTCAGAAGCTTACTGAGGAAGCGGATAAAAATGCCTCTATTGCAATAAAACTAAACACAACTATGCAGGATCTAAATCAAAAGTCAGTTGATATCTCGAACGCTCTTGAACTCATTTTTGCTGTTTCTAAAAACATTCAATTGCTTGCTCTTAACGCTTCAATTGAGGCTGCTCATGCCGGTGAACATGGAAAAGGATTTGCAGTAGTGGCTAAGGAAGTAAGGAGACTTGCCGAAGAAAGTGCAGCGAATGGCAAACAAATCGATAAACTACTTAATTATATCCAACAGCAGATTAAGGGCTGCAGCGAGATTGTTAAAGAAACAAGAATCTCCTCCGGCATTGTTTCCCAAATTGTAAGCGAAACACAGGAAAACTTCGAAAACATTAACAAAGGATTAACAACGGTAACAGAATACAGTGTTTCAGTGAACGAATTATTGGTAAAAGCGAATGAAGGAAAGGAAAATCTAATTCAAAATATTCATCGGGTTTCTTCTTTAGCGCAAGAATCTTCAGCTTCCGCTTATGAGCTAGCTCATTTGTCGGAAAATCAGGCTTCCTCTGTGCTATCCGTTGCTGGTGCTTCGCAAGACCTTCAAAACGTTTCCAGCGATATAAAAGCGACCTTACTAAAATGGATTGACAATCCCTCCATAAAAAAAGAGCGTACTCAACAGATTCGAATTGGTTTTATGCATAATTTGTCTCACTCCCCTGCATTATTAGCTATTCATAATCAGTTATTTGAACAGCAATTTGATGGGAAATTCGAAATTCGTACTTTCACAGCAGGTCCAGCCTTAGTAAATGCATTAATTAATAACCAGATTGATGTTGGTTATACGGGTCCAGGCCCTGTATATGAAGCTCATACGAAGAAGCATAAGATCCAGATTATTGCCGGTGTTAGTCAAGGTGGAGTATCGCTTGTTGTTAAACATGCTTCGAAAATAAAAAATATTGAGCAGCTGCAAGGGAAGACTATTGCCATCCCTCAATATGGAAATGGACAGCACATTTTACTCCGTCAGTTGTTAAGACGCTATCATCTTAAAGATATATTTCGCGGTGGCCATATTCGAATTATCCAAGCTAAATCATCTGATCTGATTCATTTGTTTAATAAAAACCTGATTGATGCAGCTTTAGTTCCCGAGCCTTGGGTTACTGCATTAGAGAACTCACAAGCTGCTGAAGTTTTGGTAGATTGGAGGGACATTTACAGCAATGGAGGCTATCCGAATACCGTTATCGCGGTTAATGAGGATTTCTCTAAAAACCACCCCCTTTTAATCGAGAAGTTTTTAAAGTCCCACCACGATTCTCTACTTAGTCTGCAAGAGGGCCAACCTCAAACCTATGAGATTATATCCAGAGAATTAGAAAAGCTAACGGGTCAATCCTTATCTGTAGCCTCTATCGAAAAGGCTTTTGCTCGAATTCTCTGGAATCCAAAGGTTGATCGCGCCTCTCTGCAAAGCTTTGCACAATTGTCCAAGCAAGAAGGCTTTCTCACGGAAGAAATTGATTTTGATTCTCTTCTTATTAATTAG
- a CDS encoding cache domain-containing sensor histidine kinase, with translation MSNWRNGITSLFSSWKLLLFILISLLMLFLISFQGYIISKQSTKKIEDQYYRTIVENMDSISVNLSNYLNYMDDFARALSNNPDLIQILQTKDEGDRRNKVEEQLQSFSEYYHLRLPVNIQVFDSGENVFAYPAINDAEGSRLVNTISGFPWFSHRIALDNNFLHWNVTSDFHDSSSSNVLYVSKNIIWNNESLGLLVIELNGAQIERMLTRVQINRANPIFIFSGDMQTLFHNEEIPQIIDKSDDSIRSVYKKVKDQNRDEGEADIRLAVGDYRLVYKRIAATPWTMVSLIPPYLLHADSVSIWRMTAVMAGISFLFIIVFFAILHAKVTTPVQRLSRIISESGNGAMSSDSYSYQGFKEIETLNVGIHQFLGKIQEQVQTIKHGESEKRQLELRVLQEQMRPHFWHNSLNSLRFLAVLHGDPTMAEAILSLTRMLDYTLRNTHVLYSTLEDEKDYAMSFIKFQEIRSMQKIRVELDMDKYSLSAHVPKFTIQPLVENAIVHGFASPSERESLIQIKSRIIGSDLVITITDNGKGIDPSEVPKLFEIGPRRSRSTPGGLSLVNLRQRFRLEYGEPYGVEIDGCLGEFTKVTVTIPYSTTEQQGEEGIIS, from the coding sequence ATGAGCAATTGGAGGAATGGCATCACTTCATTATTTTCCAGCTGGAAGCTGCTTTTGTTTATTCTGATCTCGCTCCTTATGCTGTTCCTGATCTCTTTTCAGGGTTACATCATCAGCAAGCAATCCACAAAGAAAATAGAAGATCAATATTATCGCACCATTGTGGAGAACATGGATTCGATTTCAGTGAACTTATCGAATTATTTGAACTACATGGATGACTTTGCCCGTGCCCTGTCTAACAATCCGGATTTAATCCAAATACTCCAGACGAAGGATGAGGGGGACCGCAGAAATAAGGTAGAAGAGCAATTGCAAAGCTTCTCAGAATATTATCATTTAAGGCTGCCCGTCAATATTCAGGTATTCGACAGCGGGGAAAATGTCTTTGCGTATCCTGCCATTAACGATGCAGAAGGTAGCAGGCTGGTAAACACCATATCGGGTTTCCCGTGGTTCTCGCATCGAATTGCTTTGGACAATAATTTTCTCCATTGGAACGTGACATCGGATTTTCATGATTCTTCTTCGTCGAATGTTCTGTACGTTAGCAAAAATATTATTTGGAACAATGAATCCTTGGGCTTGCTTGTCATTGAACTGAACGGTGCCCAGATCGAGCGTATGCTTACTCGTGTCCAAATCAATCGAGCAAATCCTATTTTCATCTTTTCCGGAGACATGCAAACGTTGTTTCATAACGAGGAAATCCCGCAGATAATCGATAAGAGCGACGATTCCATTCGAAGTGTCTATAAGAAGGTGAAAGATCAGAATCGAGACGAGGGGGAGGCCGACATTCGGTTGGCAGTAGGTGACTATCGCCTTGTGTACAAGCGAATTGCTGCTACACCGTGGACGATGGTGTCGTTAATTCCGCCCTACTTGCTGCACGCGGACAGCGTAAGCATCTGGCGAATGACCGCGGTTATGGCCGGCATTTCCTTTTTGTTTATTATTGTTTTTTTCGCTATCCTCCATGCAAAAGTGACGACACCTGTTCAGCGGCTATCTCGGATTATAAGTGAATCGGGGAATGGAGCGATGTCGTCTGACAGCTATTCTTACCAAGGTTTTAAGGAAATCGAGACCTTGAACGTTGGGATTCATCAATTTCTCGGCAAAATTCAAGAGCAGGTGCAGACGATTAAGCATGGAGAGAGCGAGAAGAGGCAGTTAGAGCTCCGTGTTCTGCAGGAGCAGATGAGACCGCATTTTTGGCATAATTCTTTGAACTCACTACGGTTTCTAGCTGTGCTGCACGGAGATCCGACGATGGCTGAAGCGATTCTTTCCCTTACTCGAATGCTGGATTACACTTTGCGGAATACGCATGTTCTGTACAGTACCTTGGAAGATGAAAAAGATTACGCGATGAGCTTCATTAAATTTCAGGAGATTCGGTCCATGCAGAAGATTCGCGTCGAGCTAGACATGGACAAGTATTCACTTTCGGCGCATGTCCCCAAGTTTACAATCCAGCCTTTGGTGGAAAATGCTATCGTACACGGATTCGCATCACCAAGCGAGCGTGAGTCGCTCATACAGATCAAGTCTCGGATAATAGGATCGGATTTGGTCATCACGATTACGGATAATGGGAAAGGAATTGACCCATCTGAGGTTCCGAAGCTATTTGAAATCGGGCCGCGCAGAAGTCGGAGCACGCCCGGAGGCCTCAGCCTAGTTAATCTTCGGCAGCGATTTCGGCTGGAATACGGCGAGCCATACGGTGTTGAGATTGACGGCTGCTTAGGGGAATTCACTAAAGTAACGGTTACCATACCTTATAGTACGACTGAACAACAAGGGGAAGAGGGGATCATTTCATGA
- a CDS encoding response regulator, translated as MKVMIVEDEILVRLGLRKAIPWSSLAMELICEAQDGEEAYELFKEHQPDIVLVDIEMPKIDGLKFIRFAKANKSDSRFVLLTCHQDLKYMREAIQLQVSDFLLKSTLDMEELCSILRSLSLDMFRERETAERAKSLSTSLVEVAKMDITERTESDYYSDDIDGRPQIDVISEMLQKRKKEVFDCIESLRFAEAARQITNMHAELKRPPNIHPHIVKNMLTEFLFRAWSACEELEAGRQAADHRLVDRLYATRKLEDTIELLNKELERLESQFTLTNSPEDKTKIILLIKQYIKTHMQQEISLQEIANAFYLNSNYLSRLFKEVSHMGFTEYVLHEKTELAIVMMKNGKTLTEISEKLGYLNLSSFTRMFKKVRGASPSRYLQ; from the coding sequence ATGAAGGTCATGATTGTGGAAGATGAAATTCTAGTTCGGCTCGGTTTGAGAAAAGCAATTCCTTGGTCTTCACTGGCTATGGAGCTGATCTGTGAGGCCCAAGACGGTGAGGAAGCGTACGAGTTGTTTAAGGAGCATCAGCCGGATATCGTGCTGGTGGATATTGAAATGCCGAAGATTGACGGTCTGAAGTTCATCCGTTTCGCCAAAGCCAACAAATCCGATTCAAGGTTTGTTCTATTGACGTGCCATCAGGATCTGAAATACATGCGCGAAGCGATTCAACTTCAGGTCAGTGACTTCTTGCTGAAGTCGACGCTAGACATGGAGGAGCTGTGCTCGATTCTGCGAAGCCTATCTCTGGATATGTTTCGTGAACGGGAAACGGCGGAAAGAGCGAAATCGTTAAGTACATCGTTAGTTGAAGTGGCTAAGATGGACATAACAGAACGTACAGAATCGGATTACTATAGCGATGACATAGATGGCAGGCCGCAGATCGATGTGATCTCAGAAATGCTGCAGAAGAGGAAGAAGGAAGTGTTCGATTGTATCGAATCGCTTCGTTTTGCGGAAGCGGCTCGTCAAATTACGAATATGCACGCGGAACTTAAGCGTCCGCCCAACATACATCCCCATATTGTCAAAAACATGCTGACGGAATTTCTATTTCGCGCCTGGTCTGCTTGCGAAGAACTGGAAGCTGGACGGCAGGCTGCCGACCATCGGCTCGTTGACCGACTTTACGCGACCCGCAAGCTGGAAGATACAATCGAGCTTCTAAACAAGGAGCTGGAGAGGCTCGAAAGTCAATTCACGCTCACAAATTCTCCGGAAGATAAAACGAAGATCATCTTGCTTATCAAGCAATATATCAAAACTCATATGCAGCAAGAGATTTCTTTGCAAGAAATTGCGAATGCCTTTTATCTCAACAGCAATTATTTGAGCCGGCTATTTAAGGAAGTCAGCCATATGGGCTTCACCGAGTACGTGCTCCATGAAAAGACGGAGCTGGCTATCGTCATGATGAAGAATGGCAAGACGTTGACCGAAATTTCTGAGAAGTTGGGTTATTTGAACCTCAGCTCCTTCACCCGAATGTTTAAGAAGGTTCGCGGTGCTTCCCCGTCTCGATATCTTCAATGA
- a CDS encoding ABC transporter substrate-binding protein, whose translation MNWKLKGISLLLLSSMAVLSACGDGNNGGNSKSSAGISSPEASPSAGESGQQKKVKLVFWNTSYPTIDQNNKTKKKEEFYIYKAIKRYEEAHPGVTVDIQDVPDGTNAITKFQTAGIAGNGPDVTNLWSGNYTMDLKAFIQPLNSYLQKSDIDSMTGWNAVTENFADEGTIYGIPDGSDGTIGILYNKKMFADAGVDPEQNYPKNANEFLEMLKKLKASGVTPVGTGEDGDFVYFLDYWFAQMVGTPGINDIVNGKMDFHNDKLVEVMKSYLQLYTDGNVKTDQHETQFFNGKVAMIFGGFNLVNDARKALGDNLGMFKIPNYSEDALVKNGGIGGTGADFVVSKSSEHPEEAVKFILFLLSKEEQVERFKDGYGKLLNIQNVDATEFTQDPLIIRQQQWASEDSTIFWPDNIYPSELSDYISSLNALVIKSQLDTSDFLSKLDQKRNEILAQK comes from the coding sequence ATGAATTGGAAACTTAAGGGGATTTCATTGCTGCTTCTAAGCAGTATGGCTGTATTGTCTGCTTGCGGAGATGGCAACAACGGGGGTAACAGCAAAAGTTCAGCCGGAATCTCCTCGCCCGAGGCATCTCCTTCTGCAGGAGAGAGTGGTCAGCAGAAGAAGGTCAAGCTTGTTTTCTGGAACACTTCATACCCGACGATCGATCAGAATAACAAAACGAAGAAAAAAGAAGAGTTCTACATTTATAAGGCGATCAAGCGGTACGAGGAAGCTCATCCAGGAGTAACGGTTGATATTCAAGATGTTCCAGACGGGACGAACGCGATAACTAAGTTTCAAACAGCGGGAATCGCAGGTAATGGGCCTGATGTAACGAACCTGTGGTCAGGCAACTACACGATGGACCTGAAAGCTTTTATCCAGCCGCTTAATTCTTACTTGCAGAAGTCGGATATCGACTCTATGACCGGCTGGAATGCGGTCACTGAGAATTTCGCAGACGAAGGAACGATTTACGGCATTCCTGACGGAAGCGACGGCACAATTGGCATTCTGTATAACAAGAAAATGTTTGCAGATGCTGGTGTTGATCCTGAGCAGAACTATCCGAAGAACGCGAACGAATTTCTAGAAATGCTCAAGAAGCTGAAGGCAAGCGGCGTCACGCCGGTTGGAACAGGCGAGGATGGAGATTTCGTATACTTCCTGGACTATTGGTTCGCGCAGATGGTCGGTACTCCCGGCATCAATGACATCGTGAATGGCAAAATGGACTTCCATAACGACAAACTAGTCGAGGTTATGAAAAGCTATTTGCAGCTTTATACGGATGGAAACGTTAAGACGGATCAGCATGAGACACAATTTTTTAACGGTAAAGTGGCGATGATTTTTGGCGGCTTTAACCTCGTCAATGATGCACGTAAGGCGCTAGGGGACAACCTAGGCATGTTTAAAATTCCTAACTACAGCGAAGACGCTCTCGTTAAGAACGGTGGAATCGGAGGAACAGGTGCCGACTTCGTCGTCTCCAAGTCGTCCGAGCATCCGGAGGAAGCGGTCAAGTTCATTCTTTTCCTACTGAGTAAAGAAGAGCAAGTTGAGAGATTTAAGGACGGATACGGCAAGCTGCTTAACATCCAGAACGTAGATGCCACCGAATTTACTCAAGACCCACTTATCATTCGTCAACAGCAGTGGGCGAGCGAGGATTCTACGATTTTCTGGCCGGACAACATCTATCCTTCAGAGTTATCCGATTATATTAGCTCATTGAATGCTCTAGTTATCAAAAGCCAGCTCGACACTTCTGATTTCCTATCTAAGCTAGATCAGAAGCGGAATGAAATTCTCGCGCAAAAGTAA
- a CDS encoding carbohydrate ABC transporter permease, with product MNIRTRESLAGYLSLLPTFLALAAIVFYPMVNTFIHSFTKWNGATSEWIGLRNYSFIFNNGELWTLLRNNIIFVLSIPGILLLSMIVSVLLFEEVRGWKFFRSLYYIPTILSSVVVGMLMKMMFAQSGVVNQFLHAIGLSDGTLEWLARVPTAFLVLIFCFYWQTLGQGVLIFLSGLSSISNEIFESANIDGAGWWQRLMRITLPSLVPTIIYFTVTNAIYCFIGLFPLVYSVTQGGPGRETTPIDYMIYIKAFQSPGQLGYSSALSIVLFVIVLLVSWAQIRLANRFEE from the coding sequence ATGAACATTCGTACAAGGGAATCTCTGGCAGGGTATTTATCGCTGCTGCCGACGTTTCTCGCACTGGCCGCAATCGTATTTTATCCGATGGTTAACACCTTCATCCACAGCTTCACGAAATGGAACGGTGCTACCTCTGAGTGGATTGGCCTAAGAAATTATAGCTTTATTTTTAACAACGGTGAGCTTTGGACTCTACTTCGCAATAACATCATATTCGTATTGTCGATTCCGGGCATTCTTCTCTTGTCCATGATCGTCTCCGTCCTGTTGTTTGAAGAAGTTCGCGGATGGAAATTCTTCCGGTCGCTTTACTATATTCCAACGATTCTTTCTTCCGTCGTGGTTGGAATGCTGATGAAAATGATGTTCGCCCAGTCCGGTGTCGTCAATCAGTTTCTCCATGCGATCGGATTATCTGACGGTACATTGGAATGGCTCGCTCGCGTTCCCACCGCTTTCCTCGTGTTGATCTTCTGCTTTTATTGGCAAACCCTTGGACAGGGCGTACTTATTTTCTTGTCCGGCTTATCGTCTATTTCGAATGAAATCTTTGAATCGGCTAACATAGATGGAGCAGGATGGTGGCAACGTCTTATGCGCATCACCCTACCTTCGCTTGTACCAACCATTATTTATTTTACCGTTACGAATGCGATCTACTGCTTTATAGGTTTGTTTCCCCTCGTTTACTCGGTCACTCAAGGAGGACCTGGGAGGGAGACGACGCCCATCGATTATATGATTTATATTAAGGCGTTCCAATCGCCGGGTCAGCTCGGTTATTCCAGCGCTTTATCCATTGTTCTGTTCGTTATCGTGCTGCTCGTGTCCTGGGCACAAATCCGATTAGCCAACCGTTTCGAAGAGTAG
- a CDS encoding carbohydrate ABC transporter permease — protein sequence MTNRRSWPAGLFIYIVLITIAIIDFYPVVYMAINSSRTAVDFFKNPGGLPLEWNFDNFKALYYRFDVLRLFGNTFFSAAAAFVLTMLLAIPASFAFAKLRFKFRQGLYMTIIATMTIPSITFAVPNFLLMSRIGLVDHLESVILIWGITSVPSNIFLLAALMRGIPNEILEAGKIDGMRYFQTLTRFVIPLSAPGIITLAIFNTTGWWNDLFTPLIFLQSDDLKTMTVAVATILKRFDTDYPLLLAGLFMTSIPPIAIYIALQKYIKKGLVIGSVK from the coding sequence ATGACCAATCGAAGATCTTGGCCAGCTGGCCTCTTCATTTATATCGTTCTGATTACTATTGCGATCATCGACTTTTATCCCGTCGTCTACATGGCTATTAATAGCTCCCGGACCGCCGTCGATTTCTTCAAAAATCCTGGAGGCCTTCCTCTGGAGTGGAATTTCGATAATTTCAAGGCACTTTATTACCGCTTTGACGTCCTTCGCTTGTTCGGGAATACGTTTTTTAGCGCCGCCGCCGCTTTCGTGCTTACGATGCTGTTAGCTATTCCGGCTTCCTTTGCTTTCGCGAAGCTCCGATTTAAGTTTCGTCAAGGGTTGTACATGACGATTATCGCGACGATGACCATTCCTAGCATTACTTTCGCTGTTCCGAATTTCCTGCTCATGTCTCGCATTGGGCTCGTGGATCATCTGGAATCCGTTATCTTGATTTGGGGAATTACGAGCGTTCCTTCTAATATCTTTCTATTAGCTGCACTTATGCGCGGCATTCCTAACGAGATACTAGAAGCAGGCAAGATAGATGGAATGAGGTATTTCCAGACGCTGACGCGTTTTGTTATTCCTTTATCGGCTCCCGGCATTATAACGCTGGCGATCTTTAACACGACCGGCTGGTGGAACGATTTGTTTACCCCGCTCATTTTCCTACAGTCTGATGATTTGAAAACAATGACGGTGGCTGTAGCAACGATTCTGAAAAGGTTCGACACGGACTACCCACTGCTGCTGGCGGGGCTGTTCATGACGTCGATTCCACCCATTGCGATTTATATTGCATTACAGAAGTATATCAAAAAAGGACTTGTTATCGGGTCCGTCAAATAA